The following proteins come from a genomic window of Dermacentor albipictus isolate Rhodes 1998 colony chromosome 8, USDA_Dalb.pri_finalv2, whole genome shotgun sequence:
- the LOC139048660 gene encoding uncharacterized protein: MSSVGAASAAQTGRGNRFSASDDEYQVVLPSLPTGRFVLNTVFLHCDIWARPYRVEDFRDALAQLSLLPEVAALGAYRMSHVWAVTFKDSDAVKKIVSVGELQVKKGRCLVIDPADQDVRMKVHWLLPSVPDEDVRLALAPYGKVTDVVRERWRVHGVADKNSTTRLVTLKLKPGVRLDDLPHQVSVAGELALVVVPGRAPLCLRCRGTGHIRRECRIPRCGACRRFGHEDSQCERTYASVTGPVGNEDNSALLMDEADMEDTSSAASEAADVVAKPAVRLEQEEKQVAEAIATGHQQATAEGTAAMPNAEEKIPPETEVSSCLVEPEGMDTLTGPTSQTTGKRPYNQTVSRTAKQDDSGGDEPPPKAPGIRRSTLKQRSNITVDPRQAGKPPP, encoded by the coding sequence ATGAGCTCCGTaggagcggcttcagcggcccaGACGGGCCGCGGTAACAGGTTTTCTGCCTCGGACGACGAGTATCAAGTTGTTTTGCCTAGTCTGCCAACAGGGCGTTTTGTTTTGAATACCGTTTTTCTACACTGTGATATCTGGGCCCGCCCATACCGGGTGGAAGATTTTCGCGATGCGCTCGCTCAGTTATCGCTCCTGCCGGAAGTGGCTGCTCTCGGGGCCTACCGTATGAGCCATGTATGGGCCGTGACCTTCAAGGACAGCGACGCAGTGAAAAAGATTGTCAGCGTTGGAGAGCTGCAGGTCAAAAAGGGCCGGTGTCTCGTCATCGACCCCGCCGACCAGGACGTACGCATGAAAGTGCATTGGCTGCTGCCCAGCGTTCCAGACGAGGACGTACGTCTTGCCCTCGCACCGTATGGAAAGGTCACCGACGTCGTTCGCGAGCGCTGGCGGGTTCACGGTGTGGCTGATAAGAACTCAACAACAAGGCTGGTTACGCTGAAGTTGAAGCCGGGCGTAAGGCTCGACGACCTTCCGCATCAGGTAAGCGTCGCCGGGGAACTGGCTCTCGTGGTTGTGCCGGGCAGGGCTCCTCTGTGCCTACGCTGCCGCGGCACGGGCCACATTCGTCGCGAGTGCCGTATTCCACGGTGTGGTGCCTGCCGACGTTTCGGTCATGAAGACAGTCAGTGCGAGCGCACGTATGCCAGTGTGACCGGACCTGTGGGCAACGAGGACAACTCTGCCCTACTCATGGACGAGGCGGACATGGAGGACACGTCGTCCGCGGCGAGTGAAGCAGCTGACGTCGTGGCAAAGCCGGCGGTACGTCTTGAACAGGAGGAGAAACAAGTCGCTGAGGCTATTGCCACAGGACACCAACAAGCGACTGCAGAGGGCACCGCGGCCATGCCGAATGCTGAAGAGAAGATCCCACCTGAGACGGAGGTGTCCTCCTGCCTCGTCGAACCTGAAGGCATGGACACCCTCACAGGCCCAACtagccaaacgacggggaaacggCCCTACAACCAGACCGTTAGCCGGACGGCGAAACAGGATGACAGCGGCGGAGACGAGCCACCGCCCAAAGCGCCAGGTATAAGGAGGTCGACCTTGAAACAGCGGTCGAACATTACGGTCGATCCACGGCAGGCGGGTAAACCGCCTCCGTAA